A window from Pangasianodon hypophthalmus isolate fPanHyp1 chromosome 16, fPanHyp1.pri, whole genome shotgun sequence encodes these proteins:
- the fbxw12 gene encoding F-box/WD repeat-containing protein 12, whose amino-acid sequence MEYNDHSLTLDCLISIFSFLTEEDLIRVSCVCKEWHEAAETQWLWREMCLRRWGFCNVAQLLSDPSSYTWKRYYLHRSSLELKMKSGRSGGDYSCKSLRGHAGRIVGFSYLKGNSALHDMWNFTPIVCSASTDGTLKAWDIHKGVSLWSSSAQNPLTRMVTDAERDVVITSDSAGTISAWQGRTGELLSSFSSGSSQCTLMTFSTEGNSFVMVGMALGSFLVLTSPQLCETSRHVVCDSFSLNLLLSSPDKKWILTASKDNSDLSPKVFSSQSVCAPVEDAEAVCVNLPVSGCAAAAFFPSQPARVAVVHSSTPLSHSALSVFEFSLKKSRYKQEAQAQQVESFRLDLNSWHSDIVLQAKGNNTVLLADGNDLKVYTLKGELISSFKEHLQPITSVCVDDFRVVTASQDLSLRVLTWRKDRDKGLTLESQYHLLGGSHTMSRGFTAVACDYASIVASVEAVNGKDVLKAYIFNS is encoded by the exons ATGGAATATAATGATCACAGTTTAACTCTGGACTGTTTAATaagtatattttcttttctcactgaAGAGGATTTAATCAGAGTGTCGTGTGTTTGTAAG GAATGGCACGAAGCTGCAGAAACGCAGTGGTTATGGAG AGAAATGTGTCTGCGCCGCTGGGGTTTCTGTAACGTGGCCCAGCTGTTATCAGACCCGAGCTCTTACACGTGGAAGCGTTATTATCTCCATCGCTCTTCTCTggagctgaagatgaagagcgGGAGATCAGGAGGAGATTACAGCTGTAAGAGCCTGAGAGGACACGCAG gtCGGATTGTTGGGTTCTCGTACCTGAAGGGAAACAGCGCTTTACATGACATGTGGAACTTCACGCCGATCGTCTGCAGCGCCTCCACTGACGGAACGCTCAAAGCCTGGGACATTCACAAG GGTGTTAGTCTGTGGTCCAGCTCCGCTCAGAACCCGCTGACCCGGATGGTCACAGACGCAGAGCGGGACGTGGTGATCACGTCGGACAGCGCCGGGACGATTAGCGCGTGGCAGGGACGGACGGGAGAGCTGCTGAGCTCGTTCTCCTCGGGCTCGTCTCAGTGCACGTTAATGACCTTCAGCACGGAGGGAAACTCTTTCGTCATG GTGGGAATGGCTCTGGGATCGTTCCTCGTCCTGACGTCACCACAGCTGTGTGAAACATCACGGCATGTCGTGTGCGACTCGTTCAGTTTGAATCTTCTCCTCTCATCGCCTGATAAAAAGTGGATTCTCACTGCGTCCAAGGACAACTCCGATCTCAGCCCGAAG GTGTTCAgcagtcagagtgtgtgtgctcctgtGGAAGACGCTGAAGCGGTGTGTGTGAATTTACCCGTTAGTGGCTGCGCAGCTGCTGCGTTTTTTCCCTCTCAGCCTGCGCGAGTGGCCGTCGTTCACAGCAGCACGCCGCTCAGCCACAGCGCTCTCTCCGTGTTCGAGTTCAGCCTGAAGAAATCCAGATACAAGCAGGAGGCTCAGG CTCAGCAGGTTGAATCTTTCCGGCTGGATTTAAACTCTTGGCACTCGGACATCGTTCTCCAGGCGAAAGGGAACAACACGGTTCTGCTTGCGGACGGTAACGATCTGAAGGTCTACACTCTGAAAGGCGAGCTCATCTCCAGCTTTAAGGAGCATCTACAGCCCAtcacgtctgtgtgtgtg GACGATTTCCGGGTGGTCACGGCGTCGCAGGATTTATCTCTGAGAGTGCTGACGTGGAGGAAGGACAGAGATAAAGGATTAACGCTGGAGAGTCAGTATCACCTGCTGGGCGGCTCTCACACCATGTCCAG AGGATTCACTGCGGTGGCGTGTGATTATGCGAGTATCGTCGCCTCGGTGGAAGCTGTTAACGGGAAGGACGTCCTGAAGGCCTACATCTTTAATTCTTGA